ATTGGAGCGGTCGACCTTTACGGTCGACCGGAGCCGAACGAAGCTCGGCTCTCAGAACATCCGAACTGCCGTCACGGCCATGACGAGCGCGGTCGCCGGGCGGACGACTTTATCCGGTAGCACGCCGCAGAGGCGGCTCCCGATGATGACGCCGGGAATCGAACCGACGAGCAAGCTGAGCGTCATCGGGAAGTTGATGCTCCCGAGCGCCCAATGGCCGGCGGCTGCGATCGGAACGATGATCGCCGCGAACGCGACGCCCGAACCGACGAGCTGTTGAAAACGCATCGTCGGCAAGATGAGATAGAGCAGCGTCATCGCGATCGAACCGGCGCCGATCGACGTCAGGCTGACGAGGAAGCCGACACCGAGTCCGATGAGCACGATCACCGCCGCCTTCGGGCGCAGGGGCACCCAGTTCTTGCTCTTCTCGCGATTGCTCTGGATGTACTGGCCGAACAAGATGATGCCGGCGACGAGGAAGAGCAGCGAACCGAGGCCGTGCTTCAAGTACTCGTTGAGCGCATCGATCGAGATCAGCCGTTTCACATAGCCGAGCATCAGGACGCCCGCGACGGCGCCGGGGATGCCGCCTATCGCGAGCAGCAAGACGAGTTTCCAGCGCACCGTCTGTTGGCGCCAGTGCACGAACATGCCGACGAGCTTCGTCGGCACGCTGTACGCGAGATCCGTGCCAACGGCGACGAGCGGCTGGACGCCTATCAACAAAACGAGGACCGGCATCATGAGCGCGCTGCCGCCCACGCCGGAGAACCCGACAGCGGTTCCGACGAGAAGGCCTGCGAGCGCTATGTGCCAGTCCATGATCACTTCCGGCGAGAGTGCTTTAGCCGCGGCCTAGAACATGCGCGTTCCGGTGAACGCCATGACGACCGCAGTGGCGGGCCGCACGATCTTCTCAGGCAAGATGCCGCACAGACGGCTGCCGATGATGACGCCTGGTATCGAACCGAAGAGCAAGCTGACCGTCATCGGCCAGTTGATGCTGCCGAGCGCCCAGTGGCCAGCCGCAGCGATCGGCACGATGATAGCGGCGAACGCGACGTCCGACCCGACGAGCTCTTGGATCCGCATGCGCGGCAGGATGAGGCACATGAGCGTCATCGTGATCGAGCCGGCGCCGATCGAGGTCAAGCTGACGAGGAAGCCGACGACGAGACCCGTCGCCAGGATCCACGGCGCCTTCGGCCGGAGCGGCACCCAGTTCTTGCCCTTATCGCGCCTCGATTGGATGTACTGGCCGCCGACGATGAGCGCGGCGACGATGAAGAGCAGCACGCCGAGCCCGTGTTTCAGGTTCGAGTTCAGCACGTCGAGCGGCACGAGTTGCTTGACGAAGCCGAGCAGGAAGACGCCGGCGAGCGCGCCCGGCACGCCGCCGATCGCGAGCAGGAGAACGAGCTTCCAGCGGATCGTCTGCTGGCGCCAGTGGACGATCATGCCGACGATCTTCGTCGGAACGCTATACGCGAGGTCGGTTCCGACCGCGATGAGCGGCTGGACGCCGAGCATGAGCACGAGCACGGGCAGCATGAGGGCGCTGCCGCCGACTCCGGAGAACCCGACCGCAGTGCCGACGAGGAGCCCCGCGAGGGCGATATGCCAATCCATAGCGACTCCGTAGGGATTTAGGTGAGAATGCTCACTAGCCTATCGTATCGTCGCCCCCACGTACAGTGACGACGGTCCGGAATTGGCGTCGCACGCCCCTAAAACCCGGAGCCGGAAGTCCCCCATTAATTCTATAGGGAATAAGGTCTTCCCGCAGCGCGGGCGGCTACCCGCCTTCTTCGTGAAGGTAGCAGAGCTCGAGCTTATTCCCGTCCGGGTCGTCGAAGAAACTCGCATAGTAGCGCGGCGTGTAGACGATCGGCCCGTCCACGTCGACGGCGCCGGCCTTGGCGGCGACCGCCGTCACGCGGTCGACTTCTTCCTTCGACGAGCAGCGGAACGCAAGGCGGTTCTCGTTGGGCCTGTGGTCAGGATCCACTTCGAAGCCGAAAAAGTCGCCGTTGCGATCGTCTCCAGGCCTGCGCCATGTCGGCCATTCGTCGCCCGC
Above is a genomic segment from Candidatus Eremiobacteraceae bacterium containing:
- a CDS encoding VOC family protein, which codes for MKPLYSHIDLRVRDRERAVAFYDPIMRSFGFELEARKAGDEWPTWRRPGDDRNGDFFGFEVDPDHRPNENRLAFRCSSKEEVDRVTAVAAKAGAVDVDGPIVYTPRYYASFFDDPDGNKLELCYLHEEGG
- a CDS encoding sulfite exporter TauE/SafE family protein: MDWHIALAGLLVGTAVGFSGVGGSALMMPVLVLLIGVQPLVAVGTDLAYSVPTKLVGMFVHWRQQTVRWKLVLLLAIGGIPGAVAGVLMLGYVKRLISIDALNEYLKHGLGSLLFLVAGIILFGQYIQSNREKSKNWVPLRPKAAVIVLIGLGVGFLVSLTSIGAGSIAMTLLYLILPTMRFQQLVGSGVAFAAIIVPIAAAGHWALGSINFPMTLSLLVGSIPGVIIGSRLCGVLPDKVVRPATALVMAVTAVRMF
- a CDS encoding sulfite exporter TauE/SafE family protein, which produces MDWHIALAGLLVGTAVGFSGVGGSALMLPVLVLMLGVQPLIAVGTDLAYSVPTKIVGMIVHWRQQTIRWKLVLLLAIGGVPGALAGVFLLGFVKQLVPLDVLNSNLKHGLGVLLFIVAALIVGGQYIQSRRDKGKNWVPLRPKAPWILATGLVVGFLVSLTSIGAGSITMTLMCLILPRMRIQELVGSDVAFAAIIVPIAAAGHWALGSINWPMTVSLLFGSIPGVIIGSRLCGILPEKIVRPATAVVMAFTGTRMF